Proteins encoded together in one Desulfuromonas acetexigens window:
- a CDS encoding type IV pilus modification PilV family protein, whose amino-acid sequence MTGCGNGYETGSSLVELLVAMTVFAIGLLAVAGMQLTSLRGNASAQQVSVASGLAEGVLEEILAWPEDDPRLATDAVDQQWPFAAAPPVAGNYRALYAIDADYDRPKLTRVEVRVEALHAPARPVTLVAFKRCR is encoded by the coding sequence ATGACCGGCTGTGGAAATGGGTACGAAACGGGTTCTTCTTTGGTGGAATTGCTGGTGGCGATGACGGTTTTCGCCATCGGGCTGCTGGCGGTGGCGGGCATGCAGCTCACCTCGCTGCGGGGGAACGCTTCGGCGCAGCAGGTGAGCGTTGCCTCCGGTTTGGCCGAGGGGGTGCTGGAGGAGATTTTGGCCTGGCCGGAGGATGATCCGCGCCTGGCGACGGATGCCGTCGATCAGCAATGGCCCTTCGCCGCTGCGCCCCCAGTCGCTGGTAACTACCGGGCGCTCTACGCCATCGATGCCGATTATGACCGGCCCAAGTTGACCCGGGTCGAAGTGCGGGTGGAGGCCCTTCACGCTCCCGCGCGCCCGGTCACCCTCGTCGCCTTCAAGCGCTGCCGATGA